One window of the Candidatus Microbacterium colombiense genome contains the following:
- a CDS encoding sigma-70 family RNA polymerase sigma factor, with the protein MPPAADRLARENMALATFLALEKARTAEHVDLDDLMSAARWGLARAALTYEPERGIPFGAFARTQINWAMLSEMRRADPAGERARDKIQLIRAAGDAVLARTGRPGTIAELAKESGIDAGSVAEMLQLDTMVRTATSFEEHFDLETGRQAADLTDSVILPEHAAEQNENRAMLVRVLDALPAAMRRVIRGIYIDDRMVKDLADEMEVSHAYVSKLRTRGLGMMREAMQAWEDGTTGDRSTAAKSEFFGALFGPVPASSPSPASPAIPRRADDLLPAL; encoded by the coding sequence GTGCCTCCGGCGGCTGACCGCTTGGCGAGAGAGAACATGGCGTTGGCCACCTTCCTCGCGCTGGAGAAGGCACGCACGGCGGAGCATGTCGATCTCGACGATCTGATGTCGGCCGCCCGCTGGGGCCTCGCCCGCGCCGCTCTCACGTACGAGCCGGAACGGGGGATCCCCTTCGGAGCGTTCGCGCGCACACAGATCAACTGGGCCATGCTGTCGGAGATGCGCCGCGCAGACCCCGCGGGCGAGCGCGCACGCGACAAGATCCAACTCATCCGGGCGGCAGGCGACGCCGTACTCGCCCGAACAGGTCGACCGGGCACGATCGCCGAGTTGGCCAAAGAGTCCGGGATCGACGCCGGCTCGGTCGCCGAGATGCTCCAGCTCGACACGATGGTGCGCACCGCGACGAGCTTCGAGGAGCACTTCGATCTCGAGACCGGCCGACAGGCCGCCGACCTCACCGACAGTGTGATCCTGCCGGAGCACGCCGCCGAGCAGAACGAGAACCGGGCGATGCTCGTGCGGGTGCTCGATGCGCTGCCGGCCGCGATGCGCCGGGTGATCCGGGGCATCTACATCGACGACCGGATGGTAAAAGACCTCGCCGACGAGATGGAGGTCAGCCACGCCTACGTGTCGAAACTGCGCACTCGCGGTCTCGGCATGATGCGCGAGGCGATGCAGGCGTGGGAGGACGGCACCACGGGCGATCGCTCCACCGCCGCGAAGAGCGAGTTCTTCGGTGCACTGTTCGGTCCCGTGCCCGCATCGTCGCCGTCGCCCGCGAGCCCCGCGATCCCACGCCGGGCCGACGATCTCCTTCCCGCCCTCTGA
- the nhaA gene encoding Na+/H+ antiporter NhaA, whose translation MHNAPPTPSSAARFPRWPGASEATRISALLRKEAVGGILLVAAAVIAIIWANSPAADSYFALRDFRIGYEPWHLELSLGAWAADGLLAVFFFLVGLELKREVVAGDLRSFNTAVVPITAAVGGVAVPAMIYVAIVWNQPSLREGWAIPTATDIAFAVAVLALVGSHLPSPLRIFLLTLAVVDDLIAIVIIAVFYTADIEILPLVISAGVIAIYGFLAQRYRTLFGTKAYAAWLILLPLGFVAWAFLHASGIHATIAGVALAFTIPVHAKRNGPDAQGGGLAEEFEHRFRPLSAGIAVPIFAFFAAGVAVGGIEGITRAATDPVTIGIVTGLVLGKPLGIVLSVRLLTWATRVRLDPSLRWIDLIGVGMLAGIGFTVSLLIAELSFGAGSPHGDDAKVAIMVASLLASLLASAVLVARNRRYRLIARPQAIERQPPGAPPYGGYRCTTAQGRTR comes from the coding sequence GTGCACAACGCGCCTCCCACACCGTCCTCCGCAGCGCGTTTCCCTCGCTGGCCCGGAGCCTCAGAAGCAACACGGATCTCCGCTCTTCTGCGAAAGGAAGCCGTCGGCGGCATCCTGCTCGTAGCGGCCGCGGTCATCGCCATCATCTGGGCGAACTCGCCCGCCGCCGACAGCTATTTCGCTCTCCGCGACTTCCGGATCGGCTACGAACCGTGGCATCTGGAGCTCTCTCTCGGCGCATGGGCCGCCGATGGACTGCTCGCGGTGTTCTTCTTCCTCGTCGGGTTGGAACTGAAACGCGAGGTCGTGGCCGGTGACCTTCGCAGCTTCAACACCGCGGTCGTGCCGATCACCGCGGCCGTGGGCGGTGTCGCCGTCCCAGCGATGATCTACGTGGCCATCGTGTGGAACCAGCCCTCGCTCCGCGAAGGGTGGGCGATCCCCACCGCCACCGACATCGCCTTCGCCGTCGCCGTCCTCGCTCTGGTCGGCTCCCATCTCCCGAGCCCGCTCCGTATCTTCCTTCTGACCCTCGCCGTCGTAGACGACCTCATCGCGATCGTCATCATCGCCGTCTTCTACACCGCCGACATCGAGATCCTGCCTCTGGTCATCTCCGCAGGGGTCATCGCCATCTACGGCTTCCTGGCCCAGCGGTACCGGACCCTGTTCGGAACCAAGGCCTACGCCGCATGGCTGATCCTGCTGCCGCTCGGATTCGTCGCGTGGGCGTTCCTGCACGCCTCAGGCATACATGCGACGATCGCCGGCGTCGCCCTCGCGTTCACCATTCCTGTGCACGCGAAGCGAAACGGCCCGGATGCGCAGGGGGGCGGACTCGCTGAAGAGTTCGAGCACCGGTTCCGCCCGCTCTCTGCCGGCATCGCCGTTCCGATCTTCGCGTTCTTCGCCGCCGGAGTGGCGGTGGGCGGGATCGAGGGCATCACGCGCGCAGCCACCGATCCGGTCACGATCGGCATCGTCACCGGTCTGGTCCTCGGCAAGCCCCTCGGCATCGTCCTGTCCGTTCGCCTTCTCACCTGGGCGACACGGGTCCGTCTCGATCCCTCCCTGCGATGGATCGACCTGATCGGCGTCGGGATGCTGGCCGGCATCGGGTTCACCGTCTCACTGCTCATCGCGGAACTCAGCTTCGGGGCGGGAAGCCCGCACGGCGACGACGCGAAGGTCGCCATCATGGTCGCCTCCCTTCTCGCCTCTCTCCTGGCCTCCGCTGTGCTCGTCGCGCGGAACCGTCGATACCGGCTGATCGCACGCCCGCAGGCGATCGAGCGTCAGCCCCCTGGGGCGCCCCCCTATGGTGGATACCGATGCACGACCGCTCAGGGCCGCACACGCTGA